A window of Nicotiana sylvestris chromosome 8, ASM39365v2, whole genome shotgun sequence genomic DNA:
CCATCTatatctgcatcatcaaatgtaatacttTCTTCTTCCAAAATACGTCGAACCTGCTTTCCGTGTGTGATTGTAATCTTTGAAACTTTCTTGGCTGTCGTATATATCACGCCATTAATTTCTTCTCCTCTACTTATAATGTTAACGGTCCTTTTTGGTGAATGAGGTTTAGGGGGCTCCTGCGTGTTCTTCATATACGCTTgcttacctttttcactaaacaATTCGGTTAGATATCCTTGCTTTAATAAATGGTCAACTTCACCTTGCAGCAATCTACAATCTACCGTTTTGTGAccatgatcgttgtgaaatttgCACCAGAAATCAGGATTTCGCCTATTCgggtttgatctcatttcctttggccaccgCACCTTATCACCCAAGCTTCTTAATACTGCTACTAACTCTGATGTGCTAACATTAAAATTGTAATCACCAAATTTTGCCTTCGAGCCTCTATCATTATCCCGCGTCTCTCGTACGTTTCACTCTTTTCCAAACCTTGACAATGAGCCTAACTCTCTATCTCTTGATCTATGATCGTACCTCGAGTTATCCTGCTCTGAACGCGAGTCTCTTCCTACTGGTCCCATGTAGGGATCGTATctatttttaccggaccttttttcagTTTCAGCACGTCTCGAGCTTACCCTCTCCTCTTTTTGAGAGCGAGAGATTGTATCTTTTTTCATCCTCAACTTCGTGTTGtatctgttgtaaacatcattccaagttgttgctggaaattcacgttgactttccttgagtcgtctcgtggcttctgaACTCTTCTCATTTAAGTTACTGGCAAAAGCAatagctgcccagttatcaggtacgcaCGACAACATCATCCTTTCACGCTAGAATCTGTCTACGAATTCTCTGAGCAACTCCGAATCTTcttgctttattttgaaaatatcctcctttctttttttgactttttgatctcccgagtgtgctttgataaatgaatttgcaagctcagcaaaagaatttatagaatttttgggtaaaagagaataccatgttaatgctacCTTAGTGAGcgttccatcgtattttggaatatcgggcatATTGAATTTCTTGTATGGTCAAGTTGTTGCCCTTTACAccagttgtaaatgcagtcacgtgatctcatggatcagttgttccatcatattttggaatatcgagCATATTGAATTTCTTCGGAATCGGTAGAGGAGCAGCACtgggcttccaaggttgttgtgaatatttgaCCATATCTATTCCCTTGATTATAGGCAGTactccaggtatttgctctatgcggtcgctttgctccttgagctgtttctgcaaagttaatactaaattttgtaaatcagaattgattATGTTACCTGGTTCTCCATCACGAGACTCGTCAGGAGTTTCGCCACTGCCTAAATTAACGAGTCCAGAACGACGGTTTTTCAAAGTGTTGTTATTTAGCGTTGGTGTTGGGGGTGCAACCGACAACTGGCTGGTAAAAGCCTATAGGGCGTTATTGACCTATTAAGCAATTAATTTCTTAAGAGCTTCATCGAGGGCTTGTTCATTTGCAACTCTGTCATTTTGATTTGATTCAGATCCATTTGGAGTCCCCTCCCGTAACTGTCGCTGAGAATGTTGTGGCGAAGGAGGTGAGGTTCTATCATCTGGATCGTTCATTTGATGATGTGGATCTTGAGGTGGTAAATTGTGTTGGTTATTATCGTTGACATTCAACATGATTATTTTTTATAGAAGAATCGATTTGGAAAGCAGACGATTATCAgcttcccggtaacggaaccaatttgctTAACCAAAATAGGAATTTTGGTCAAATCttatttttagaagaactcgggttactgataatcaagtaGAAATAGGAATAATTGATGTAAATAATAATTGAatagaaagcaaagtaaatcagtatattccaatagtatttcgtgtccttacaaatgttcaTTCCTCatcttttatagctatttctaagtaatacgtttttctcctttcataatGGAGTCATTATGGACAATCAATGgcatttaatgtaacgttataattggtaATCATAATTGATTTAATACAAATTATATAACATTTTCCATAATTAATGCCtattaattaccaataatacGTATCTATACCCCTTTTGCTATTTAGGTTCATTCTTCTGATGCGTCTTCAAAATACCAAGAGGTCCGAGCACCTATCCCTTCTATTTTTCTTGGATCTCTTCCCCGTGCCTGCTAAAGCTCGTGCTTCTTCAACTATCCTTTGCCAACTGTCATTCCTttaccagtccacgtgtcatgacgtgTCACCTCATAATTAATTATAATCATGGGcttaattttttccaatacaataATGAAGTAAGatggtgactccgaggcctgcaaaCGTCAAGTAGGTATACCTTGAACTCTCCCACCACGCAGACGCAACTCTCAACAACACAATCggaatacctggatctgcacaaaaatgtgaagaagcgtagcatgagtacaccagaACGGTACAAGTAAGTATCAAGTCTTACCTTGGTAGAGTGGTGACaaggccaggtcaagacacctactagacataGAAACTTGTTCAATATATACATAAGCTAACAATGGACCGAACCTCAATGTAATACCAACGGCGAAAAATTATTGATTTACAACCAACAATGAagtaatataaatataaatgacaGCAAGTAGTAAACGAATAATAAAGAAACAACATAGTCAGATCAACGATGAGATGTAAATGAACTCAAATAAGAAACACAGATGACAACTCAAATAATCAAATTGCTCCCAACGCATGGACTTACAACAAAAATTACCCCGAAGCACCACACCTCATAAACCACAAGTCATGGACCACACTTGTGATGagccaaaaggtcatcttatgttttagaactcaatCCCGTGTTTCAAGGCCTCCATAACctaattttttttccttctcaATTCGCGTGCACAGTCCGGGAGCATTTccagaaagcctttatgtgaaaatttgagaaaataataatttttgcttttaaaagttgatttagttgatttcggtcaacgttttgagtaaatggACTCGGACTCGCATTTTGACAGTCTCAGTGGGTCTGTATTAAAATATGAGAcctgagcgtatgcccggaatcggatttggaggtccctagcctgagtaatgatttttgttaaaaattataAATCTGAAAATCTAATGATTTAAAGAAATTGATTAATGTTTGATCTCGTTGGTATCAggcttgtattttggttccggatcccggtacagggttaatataatatttaagtcatgtttgtgaaatttggtgaaaatcggAGTTGATTAGACGTGATTCAGGCATCCGGTTGAGAAAAGATGAATTTCAAGTGTTCTTAAGAATTT
This region includes:
- the LOC104244324 gene encoding uncharacterized protein codes for the protein MRSNPNRRNPDFWCKFHNDHGHKTVDCRLLQGEVDHLLKQGYLTELFSEKGKQAYMKNTQEPPKPHSPKRTVNIISRGEEINGVIYTTAKKVSKITITHGKQVRRILEEESITFDDADIDGVLTPHNDALVISLLVHETNVK